A genomic window from Streptomyces sp. NBC_00234 includes:
- a CDS encoding helix-turn-helix domain-containing protein: MGRVGPVPAGESSGSVVRRILLGSQLRRLRESRGITREAAGYSIRASESKISRMELGRVSFKARDVEDLLTLYGVADEVERDSLLGLAREANVAGWWHSFGDVLPGWFQTYIGLEGAASLIRIYEVQFVHGLLQTEAYAHAVVSRGMRGAPAAEIDRRVALRLERQKALVSERAPRFHAVLDEAALRRPYGERDVMRAQLRHLIDMSEQPNITLQVMPFSFGGHAGESGAFTMLRFPESDLSDIVYLEQLTSALYLDKAEEVAQYEKAMIRLHEDSPGPEESRDLLRGLLQLT; encoded by the coding sequence ATGGGGAGGGTTGGACCAGTGCCGGCAGGCGAGTCGAGTGGATCTGTGGTGCGGCGCATCCTGCTGGGCTCACAGCTCAGACGCCTGCGCGAGTCGCGCGGCATCACCCGTGAGGCGGCCGGCTACTCCATCCGTGCCTCCGAATCGAAGATCAGCCGCATGGAGTTGGGACGGGTGAGCTTCAAGGCCAGGGACGTCGAGGACCTGCTCACGCTCTACGGTGTCGCCGACGAGGTGGAGCGCGACTCCCTCCTCGGCCTGGCCCGTGAGGCCAACGTGGCAGGCTGGTGGCACAGCTTCGGGGACGTGCTGCCTGGCTGGTTCCAGACGTATATCGGTCTGGAGGGGGCGGCGTCGCTCATCCGGATCTACGAAGTCCAGTTCGTCCACGGCCTGTTGCAGACCGAGGCGTACGCCCATGCCGTGGTCTCCCGGGGCATGCGCGGCGCTCCCGCGGCGGAGATCGACCGCCGGGTCGCGCTGCGGCTGGAGCGGCAGAAGGCGCTCGTCTCCGAACGGGCCCCCCGCTTCCACGCCGTGCTCGACGAGGCGGCACTGCGGCGTCCCTACGGCGAGCGCGACGTGATGCGCGCGCAATTGCGGCATCTGATCGACATGTCGGAGCAGCCGAACATCACCCTCCAGGTGATGCCCTTCAGTTTCGGCGGGCATGCGGGGGAGAGCGGTGCATTTACGATGCTGCGATTCCCGGAATCCGATCTGTCGGACATTGTCTATTTGGAGCAGCTGACAAGTGCGCTTTATCTGGACAAGGCCGAGGAAGTCGCCCAGTACGAAAAGGCCATGATTCGGCTCCATGAGGACAGTCCCGGCCCGGAAGAGAGTCGCGATCTGCTTCGCGGTCTCCTTCAACTGACGTGA
- a CDS encoding aldehyde dehydrogenase family protein translates to MSYFNELAHQYIDGEWLTGSGSWDIIDINPYNGEKLGSITVATSLEVDRAYRAAERAQREWAATGPYERRAVLNRAVEIVEERAGDIAEAIVDELGGTRLKAEYEVRICQEFLREAAGQTLRPLGRLLPSPVDGKENRVHRAPVGVIGVISAFNFPFLVTMKSVAPALALGNAVVVKPHQHAPVVGGGLVARIFEDAGLPAGLLNIVVTDSAEIGDAFIAHPVPKVISFTGSDRVGRHVAATAAGLFKRVILELSGNSALVVLADADIDYAVQAAVFSRFLYQGQVSMAANRILVDRSVEAEFTERFTAAVAALRTGDPRDPETRIGPVISAFQADALTALVDQAIADGATALVRGRTRGNLVEPTVLAGLPEDSPLLAQEIFGPVALLVPFDGEDDAVRIVNDSPYGLSGAVHTKDVERGVRFARRIVSGMFHVNDSTVQDDPLVAFGGEKMSGMGRLNGEAAVEAFTTQKWISIQHGRTEFPL, encoded by the coding sequence ATGTCCTACTTCAATGAACTGGCCCACCAGTACATCGACGGCGAGTGGCTGACCGGCAGCGGCTCGTGGGACATCATCGATATCAATCCCTACAACGGCGAGAAGCTGGGCTCGATCACCGTAGCCACCTCGCTGGAAGTGGACAGGGCCTACCGCGCCGCGGAACGCGCCCAGCGGGAATGGGCCGCGACCGGTCCGTACGAACGCCGTGCCGTGCTGAACCGGGCGGTGGAGATCGTCGAGGAGCGCGCCGGCGACATCGCCGAGGCGATCGTCGACGAGCTGGGCGGCACCCGCCTCAAGGCGGAGTACGAGGTCCGCATCTGCCAGGAGTTCCTGCGCGAGGCGGCCGGTCAGACGCTGCGGCCCCTGGGTCGGCTGCTGCCGTCCCCGGTGGACGGCAAGGAGAACCGCGTCCACCGGGCGCCCGTCGGCGTCATAGGCGTGATCAGTGCCTTCAACTTCCCTTTCCTGGTGACCATGAAGTCCGTGGCGCCCGCCCTGGCGCTCGGCAACGCGGTCGTCGTGAAACCCCACCAGCACGCTCCCGTCGTCGGCGGCGGTCTGGTGGCCAGGATCTTCGAGGACGCGGGGCTGCCGGCCGGGCTGCTCAACATCGTGGTCACGGACAGTGCGGAGATAGGCGACGCGTTCATCGCGCACCCCGTGCCCAAGGTGATCTCGTTCACCGGCTCGGACCGGGTCGGCCGCCATGTCGCCGCGACGGCGGCCGGACTCTTCAAGCGGGTCATCCTCGAACTCAGCGGCAACAGCGCCCTGGTGGTCCTGGCGGACGCGGACATCGACTACGCGGTCCAGGCCGCCGTCTTCAGCCGCTTCCTATATCAGGGGCAGGTCAGCATGGCGGCCAACCGCATCCTGGTGGACCGGTCGGTCGAGGCCGAGTTCACCGAGCGGTTCACCGCCGCGGTGGCGGCGCTGAGGACCGGCGACCCGCGCGATCCGGAGACCCGTATAGGGCCGGTCATCAGCGCCTTCCAGGCGGACGCCCTGACCGCTCTGGTCGACCAGGCGATCGCCGACGGGGCCACGGCGCTGGTCCGGGGCCGTACGCGCGGCAATCTCGTCGAACCCACGGTGCTGGCCGGGCTGCCCGAGGACTCCCCGCTGCTGGCCCAGGAGATATTCGGCCCGGTGGCCCTGCTGGTGCCCTTCGACGGCGAGGACGACGCCGTACGCATCGTCAACGACAGCCCGTACGGACTGAGCGGCGCCGTGCACACGAAGGACGTGGAGCGCGGCGTGCGCTTCGCGCGGCGCATCGTCAGCGGCATGTTCCACGTCAACGACTCCACCGTGCAGGACGACCCGCTGGTGGCCTTCGGCGGCGAGAAGATGTCGGGGATGGGCAGGCTGAACGGCGAGGCAGCGGTGGAGGCGTTCACCACGCAGAAGTGGATTTCCATCCAGCACGGACGAACCGAATTCCCTCTCTGA
- a CDS encoding DinB family protein: protein MVTHVPSETHGDERGALLNFVEAQRGALRRSLIGLTEEQAASRPSVSELSLSGLVKHVAETELNWLRMAQQQPNEKVRTQETWGDSFRLVEDESVPGVLAFWAKVSAETEEFIASVDSMNDTFPLPEAPWFPKDGRVSMRWLLIHLVEEIARHAGHADIIRESLDGKTAFELVALDAGYAGESS from the coding sequence ATGGTCACCCACGTTCCCTCCGAGACGCACGGCGACGAGCGCGGCGCACTTCTGAACTTCGTCGAGGCGCAGCGCGGCGCACTCCGGCGTTCGCTCATCGGCCTCACCGAGGAGCAGGCCGCGAGCCGTCCCAGCGTCAGCGAGCTCTCCCTCTCCGGGCTGGTCAAGCACGTGGCCGAGACCGAGCTGAACTGGCTCCGGATGGCCCAGCAGCAGCCGAACGAGAAGGTGCGCACCCAGGAGACCTGGGGTGACAGCTTCCGGCTGGTCGAGGACGAGTCGGTCCCCGGCGTGCTCGCCTTCTGGGCGAAGGTCTCGGCGGAGACCGAGGAGTTCATCGCCTCGGTGGACAGCATGAACGACACCTTCCCGCTCCCCGAGGCGCCCTGGTTCCCGAAGGACGGCCGGGTCTCGATGCGCTGGCTGCTGATCCACCTCGTGGAGGAGATCGCCAGGCACGCCGGACATGCCGACATCATCCGGGAGTCCCTCGACGGAAAGACGGCCTTCGAGCTCGTCGCCCTGGACGCGGGCTACGCTGGGGAATCC